A genomic stretch from Candidatus Nitrososphaera gargensis Ga9.2 includes:
- a CDS encoding phosphate signaling complex PhoU family protein, producing MPRYARRLQKIGSSILISLPSQWVKSNNLKKGSIVPVDINRDNSISIFPSEDMADEAKEVTIPYSPASMDTLVSQVYGAYLLGYDMIRIKANSQISFEDTDRVKKAMRKLVGLEIVDEDGFHISAQFLLDANTLDAEKILRRMSAIVAGMYRDLLEAIRSKENSIRRVISGRDDEVDRQYFLLVRLIRSAMMDQKLAGKLNLSNIDILDYRIAANLLESAGDYIVDLADTIQDFSKIRIVDEIAEAGALVERMQEKSVAAFVSKNRAESNVVVKTYDKFNEILNSIKNSTESKNPESAIAVLNLTYSMDKIARCWVDVADLVKPVHLTAPLKNA from the coding sequence ATGCCAAGGTACGCAAGGCGCCTGCAAAAGATCGGAAGCAGCATCCTCATATCGCTGCCAAGCCAGTGGGTCAAGAGCAACAACCTGAAGAAGGGCAGCATAGTGCCGGTCGATATCAACCGCGACAACTCGATCTCGATATTTCCTTCAGAGGACATGGCAGACGAGGCAAAGGAGGTGACAATTCCGTATTCGCCGGCGTCGATGGATACGCTCGTCAGCCAGGTATACGGCGCGTACCTGCTCGGGTACGATATGATTCGCATCAAGGCAAACTCGCAGATTTCGTTTGAAGACACTGACAGAGTCAAAAAGGCCATGCGCAAGCTCGTCGGGCTTGAAATAGTGGATGAAGATGGCTTCCACATTTCCGCCCAGTTCCTGCTCGATGCAAACACGTTAGACGCAGAAAAGATACTGCGGCGTATGAGCGCCATAGTCGCCGGCATGTACCGCGACCTGCTTGAAGCCATAAGGTCAAAGGAGAACAGCATCCGCAGGGTGATAAGCGGCAGGGACGACGAAGTAGACAGGCAGTACTTTTTGCTGGTCAGGCTCATCCGCAGTGCCATGATGGATCAAAAGCTGGCAGGCAAGCTCAACCTTAGCAACATTGACATCTTGGACTACAGGATTGCCGCCAACCTTCTGGAGAGCGCTGGCGACTATATTGTCGACCTTGCAGACACGATACAGGACTTTTCCAAGATCAGGATCGTGGATGAAATTGCCGAAGCCGGCGCGCTCGTGGAAAGGATGCAGGAAAAGTCAGTCGCCGCGTTTGTGAGCAAGAACAGGGCAGAGTCAAACGTGGTCGTTAAGACGTATGATAAGTTCAACGAGATCTTAAACTCGATCAAGAACAGCACAGAATCGAAAAACCCGGAATCTGCAATCGCAGTACTCAACCTGACTTATTCGATGGACAAGATCGCACGCTGCTGGGTCGATGTCGCGGACCTAGTCAAGCCTGTGCACTTGACAGCGCCACTCAAAAACGCATAA
- a CDS encoding patatin-like phospholipase family protein: protein MVRDHGIENVLVLQGGGSLGAFSCGVFKAFAERNINIEILAGTSIGGINAAIIAGSKDRHPEVALEQFWLELAETSVDLTPRWEPPIDNESGSYYQYLAISHHQL, encoded by the coding sequence ATGGTCCGCGATCACGGTATAGAAAACGTCCTGGTACTGCAGGGAGGTGGCTCGCTTGGAGCATTTAGCTGCGGGGTATTCAAGGCATTTGCAGAAAGGAACATCAACATAGAAATCCTCGCCGGCACATCAATTGGAGGGATAAACGCTGCAATAATCGCTGGCAGCAAGGACAGACACCCTGAAGTTGCATTGGAGCAGTTCTGGCTAGAGCTCGCTGAAACTTCAGTCGATCTGACGCCGCGCTGGGAGCCGCCGATCGATAATGAATCGGGAAGCTATTATCAGTACCTGGCAATTAGCCACCATCAATTATAA
- a CDS encoding patatin-like phospholipase domain-containing protein has protein sequence MSVGSWVNVPHWIGRVLTNHASLVAALAVARDALQQSTKKLLTNSLLPSTDYSQYYQRASVSLRHALSFYSSAVYGNNIMFLPRWLPGYAATDPQYFRPDRWTYIYDHSPLVSTLEKYIDYSKLRPGGNPNARLIITAVNVLTAEPLTFDSTRQPITIKHLLGTSGYPLYGFPWVEVEKGLYAWDGSLLSNTPLREAIDAAPTVDKRVFIVENYPKKIERLPQNLPEVYHRARDIMFSDKTAHNIKMSKAITRYLQFIEELYEIVESNLEVCKIDKQILENIRHKYQKIIKEHGAEIKKIAYITREERFPYLYENTDFSPAGIKNLIKEGESKTRQVLQKIGI, from the coding sequence TTGTCGGTAGGTTCTTGGGTAAATGTACCGCACTGGATTGGCAGGGTTCTCACAAACCATGCGTCTCTGGTGGCAGCTTTAGCTGTTGCCAGGGACGCCCTTCAACAATCGACTAAAAAGCTGCTCACAAACTCGTTATTGCCAAGTACTGATTATAGTCAATATTACCAGCGGGCAAGCGTATCGCTCAGGCATGCGCTATCATTCTACAGCTCGGCAGTGTATGGCAACAATATCATGTTTCTGCCGCGCTGGTTGCCCGGATATGCCGCTACCGATCCGCAGTATTTTCGGCCAGACCGGTGGACCTACATTTACGATCATTCGCCGCTGGTGTCAACGCTTGAAAAGTACATCGATTACTCCAAGCTCAGGCCGGGAGGCAACCCAAATGCGCGGCTGATAATAACCGCAGTAAACGTCCTGACTGCGGAGCCGCTTACCTTTGACAGCACGCGCCAACCGATAACGATCAAGCACCTGCTTGGCACATCTGGCTACCCGCTGTACGGCTTTCCTTGGGTTGAGGTGGAAAAGGGGCTATATGCATGGGACGGGAGCCTGCTTAGCAACACTCCTCTGAGAGAAGCCATAGATGCGGCGCCGACTGTCGACAAACGCGTCTTTATCGTCGAAAACTATCCAAAGAAGATTGAAAGGCTGCCGCAGAACCTGCCAGAAGTGTACCACCGGGCGCGTGACATTATGTTCAGCGACAAGACTGCGCACAACATAAAGATGTCAAAGGCTATAACGCGGTACCTGCAATTCATCGAGGAGCTGTATGAAATAGTGGAAAGCAACCTCGAAGTCTGCAAAATAGACAAGCAAATACTGGAAAACATACGCCACAAATACCAGAAAATAATCAAAGAGCATGGGGCAGAAATCAAGAAAATAGCCTATATCACAAGGGAAGAGCGGTTCCCCTACCTTTACGAAAACACCGATTTTTCGCCCGCCGGAATAAAGAACCTGATAAAAGAGGGCGAGTCAAAGACAAGACAGGTACTGCAGAAAATAGGGATCTAG
- the mvk gene encoding mevalonate kinase, which produces MTKGGRASAPAKVILFGEHFVVYGNPAILASINRRITVDARTIDKEDKIVIRSDIGLAGEYSSSGFKAIEGGTEARSALDPLHSAITQVLVARGKRTGIKVAISSDVPPGIGLGSSAAACVATVAAVNSLFQKKPSRHKICEMAIESERLIHKNSSGADCYISTFGGLIHYSSKAKGFKEIRSKGGLALVVASTGVRHSTGDLVAGVMRFKERNESLFQNLAKQAADICTQAQSAMVSGRRDKLGTLMNENQAILRQIGVSHYKVDDLIDICGKAGALGAKITGAGGGGAVIALAATKQDSARIAARARAAGYESFEVEIDRKGLI; this is translated from the coding sequence ATGACAAAGGGCGGGAGGGCGTCTGCACCGGCCAAGGTAATCCTGTTTGGAGAGCACTTTGTAGTCTATGGCAACCCGGCCATTCTGGCATCGATAAACAGGCGCATAACAGTTGACGCCCGCACAATAGACAAAGAAGATAAAATAGTCATCAGGTCTGACATAGGGCTGGCCGGCGAATACAGTAGCTCTGGCTTCAAGGCAATTGAAGGCGGCACGGAGGCAAGGTCGGCCTTGGACCCGCTTCATAGCGCAATCACGCAGGTCCTTGTGGCAAGGGGCAAAAGGACAGGAATAAAGGTAGCCATTTCTTCCGATGTGCCGCCAGGCATTGGGCTTGGGTCGTCTGCGGCGGCATGTGTTGCCACTGTGGCTGCAGTGAACTCGCTCTTTCAGAAAAAGCCAAGCAGGCACAAGATATGCGAAATGGCGATCGAGTCCGAACGCCTGATCCACAAAAACTCCTCCGGTGCGGACTGCTACATCAGCACGTTTGGCGGGCTGATACACTACAGCAGCAAGGCAAAAGGCTTCAAAGAGATAAGGTCAAAAGGCGGGCTTGCGCTCGTGGTTGCAAGCACAGGGGTCAGGCATTCCACCGGCGACCTTGTGGCGGGCGTCATGAGATTCAAGGAGAGAAACGAATCGCTCTTCCAGAACCTTGCAAAGCAAGCCGCCGACATTTGCACACAGGCGCAGAGCGCGATGGTGTCTGGCAGGCGCGACAAGCTGGGCACTCTTATGAATGAAAACCAGGCCATCCTGCGCCAGATCGGGGTTTCGCACTATAAGGTTGACGACCTGATAGACATATGCGGCAAGGCCGGCGCGCTTGGGGCAAAGATAACAGGCGCCGGCGGTGGCGGGGCAGTGATAGCGCTTGCAGCCACCAAGCAAGATAGCGCGAGAATAGCGGCCCGTGCGAGGGCAGCAGGCTATGAATCATTTGAAGTGGAAATAGATCGCAAAGGTTTGATCTAG
- a CDS encoding MEMO1 family protein: MTKRAPAVAGMFYPDNPRELRGLVDESFRNQRFGPGRAPPSANKRRIYGIVSPHAGYVYSGAVAANGFYEVSSINFQDVIMVGPNHYGIGSWVAAMKEGEWETPLGEVKVNSELAEGIAARSSTLDFDNFAHSRDHCLEVQLPFLQYIKQDFRIVPIVLVSQRSETAYDLGNAISETIVEKRVADSTLLIASSDFTHYEPNNEAHRKDAELIKAILALDVNKFYAVLERLDVSACGYGAIATMMVAAKNLGATRGELLKYATSGDITGDTSAVVGYSSIVFI, from the coding sequence TTGACAAAAAGGGCGCCAGCAGTCGCCGGCATGTTTTATCCCGACAACCCCCGAGAGCTGAGGGGGCTTGTCGACGAATCTTTTCGCAACCAGCGCTTTGGACCCGGCAGGGCCCCGCCTTCCGCCAACAAACGCAGGATCTACGGCATTGTGTCTCCCCACGCCGGCTATGTTTACTCTGGCGCAGTCGCCGCAAATGGCTTTTACGAAGTTTCATCAATCAACTTTCAAGATGTCATAATGGTGGGCCCAAACCACTATGGGATCGGGTCATGGGTCGCTGCCATGAAGGAGGGCGAATGGGAAACACCGCTGGGCGAGGTCAAGGTAAACTCAGAGCTGGCAGAAGGGATCGCGGCAAGGTCGTCCACGCTTGATTTTGACAACTTTGCCCACAGCCGCGACCACTGCCTTGAAGTCCAGCTGCCGTTCCTGCAGTACATCAAGCAGGATTTTCGGATCGTGCCAATAGTGCTTGTCTCTCAGCGGAGCGAGACTGCCTATGACTTGGGAAACGCGATATCTGAAACCATTGTCGAGAAAAGGGTCGCCGATTCCACGCTGCTCATCGCGTCGTCCGACTTTACGCACTATGAGCCAAACAATGAGGCACACAGGAAGGACGCCGAGCTGATAAAGGCCATCCTTGCCCTTGACGTTAACAAGTTTTATGCAGTCCTTGAGAGGCTGGATGTTTCTGCCTGCGGCTACGGGGCGATCGCAACAATGATGGTCGCGGCAAAGAACCTTGGAGCCACCAGAGGCGAGCTGTTAAAGTATGCTACAAGCGGAGACATCACCGGGGACACCAGCGCGGTAGTGGGGTATTCTTCGATAGTGTTCATATGA
- the rpsB gene encoding 30S ribosomal protein S2 — MILSTGIRVGTPVKTKFMAPFIVKANPEGLYILDISKTLARVDVAAKFIGRANISKVAVTSAREYGKTPVEKFCELTGATQILGRFMPGTFTNPSLPNYMEPEIVVVTDPQADQQAVLEATRAGVPVIAIANSDNVTSKVDLVIPANNRGRKALATVYWLLAREVLKKQGAIKSDSEMLEKASIDDFETKLVEEVS; from the coding sequence ATGATACTTTCCACAGGAATCCGCGTGGGCACCCCGGTCAAGACAAAGTTCATGGCACCGTTCATTGTCAAGGCCAACCCCGAGGGCCTATACATCCTTGACATCAGCAAGACTCTGGCAAGGGTCGACGTTGCCGCCAAGTTCATCGGCAGGGCAAACATCTCCAAGGTTGCCGTGACTTCTGCCCGCGAATACGGCAAGACCCCGGTGGAAAAGTTCTGCGAGCTGACAGGCGCAACCCAGATTCTGGGCCGGTTTATGCCCGGCACGTTCACCAACCCGTCGCTTCCCAACTACATGGAGCCGGAAATAGTGGTAGTGACCGACCCGCAGGCTGACCAGCAGGCAGTCCTTGAAGCCACAAGGGCAGGAGTGCCAGTCATTGCGATTGCCAACAGCGACAACGTCACTTCAAAGGTCGACTTGGTGATACCCGCAAACAACAGAGGACGCAAGGCTCTGGCCACTGTGTACTGGCTCCTTGCAAGAGAAGTCCTCAAGAAGCAGGGAGCGATCAAGTCCGACAGCGAAATGCTGGAAAAGGCTTCAATCGACGACTTTGAGACAAAGTTAGTCGAGGAAGTATCTTGA
- a CDS encoding TolB family protein, with the protein MMPVIAKIGLAITSFLMLFLSLFLTAAFDSHAFTQTQEAPMNYFKAEGVVTEIDVSEMQSEIVSPTGNDDDHNRTYFELHDWDSQSGKVLFTSGQFIGIMNANATDIQKIILPSELHDELCWECSPVRKALFINNTTIYALAQNNLLIYEITNDALVNAGQYQLAGSITSFDIIRQTNGDSSNNSSDTNFNLVLVDSYCTLWLSDPLGKKISKLYEAQMASDFAVSPDGRKIAFVVNDSIEGHVYLHTVRLIILDIENSSNNKTHQVYEEMTDTTPNWIKWSPDGKLILFREVGGRHNPTATLEAISTDGSYREILYGGLDAPTSYVVSKDGTTILIGVSASKLYRLDLAHPIPEFHSLALVIAALSISSIILAHTYMKNR; encoded by the coding sequence ATGATGCCAGTAATTGCAAAGATAGGGCTTGCTATCACTTCTTTTCTAATGCTGTTCCTTTCTTTATTCTTGACAGCTGCCTTTGACTCTCACGCTTTTACACAAACACAAGAAGCACCTATGAATTATTTCAAGGCAGAAGGAGTTGTCACTGAGATTGACGTATCAGAAATGCAATCTGAGATAGTATCACCAACAGGCAACGATGATGATCATAACAGGACATACTTTGAATTGCACGATTGGGATTCTCAATCAGGAAAGGTGCTCTTTACCTCCGGCCAATTTATCGGGATAATGAACGCCAATGCAACAGATATTCAAAAAATCATTTTGCCATCTGAGTTGCACGATGAGCTTTGCTGGGAATGTAGCCCTGTAAGAAAAGCTCTATTCATCAACAACACAACAATCTATGCTCTAGCACAAAATAACCTTCTAATTTATGAAATTACTAATGATGCATTAGTCAATGCCGGACAGTACCAGCTAGCGGGTTCTATTACATCATTTGACATTATCAGACAGACAAATGGTGATAGCAGTAACAACAGCAGCGACACCAATTTCAACCTTGTACTTGTCGACTCATACTGTACACTGTGGCTATCCGACCCTCTTGGTAAGAAGATATCAAAGCTCTATGAAGCTCAAATGGCATCAGATTTTGCCGTCAGTCCTGATGGAAGAAAAATTGCCTTTGTAGTTAATGACAGTATTGAGGGGCATGTTTACTTGCACACGGTGCGATTAATCATATTGGATATTGAAAATAGCAGCAACAACAAAACACACCAAGTCTATGAAGAAATGACAGACACAACTCCAAACTGGATAAAATGGAGTCCAGATGGCAAATTGATTTTATTTCGAGAGGTTGGTGGCCGTCATAATCCCACTGCAACTCTTGAAGCTATAAGTACTGATGGTTCATATCGTGAGATACTTTATGGTGGACTAGATGCCCCAACAAGCTATGTTGTGAGCAAAGATGGCACTACAATTTTGATTGGTGTGTCTGCTTCAAAGCTTTACCGGCTAGATTTGGCACATCCTATTCCTGAATTTCATTCTCTTGCTCTTGTTATTGCAGCTTTGTCAATATCCAGCATTATTTTGGCGCACACATACATGAAAAACAGGTAG
- the eno gene encoding phosphopyruvate hydratase, translating into MPSITAVRGRIVFNSRGSKTIEIDVVTDNKFIGRACAPSGASVGRLEAQSFPENKPEKALAAFNTNAKKFIGLQAENPQAVFDTLRSIDKTDNYSTIGGSVAYALSIAAVDSAARALNVPLFKLLKPAKPYKFPFPLGNILGGGAHAGPGTPDIQEILACPVGAKGIVEALEMNFKVHAETRKVIESIDRRFTYGRGDEGAWAPNVNNDQALEIVEKAVRNCGYTLGKDMAIGIDFASSSFWDEKNNVYNYARQGIKRDTGEQIEFASRLVRDYKLVYAEDPVHEGDFESMAVLTKKNQKTLVTGDDMLVTNAGKVREAVRYGACSGAILKVNQAGSLYDAIKFAEECSKNNIRIITSHRSGESVDSHISHIAIATGSRMIKTGVLGGERVAKLNELVRLTEYDLIEGMNNT; encoded by the coding sequence ATGCCTTCTATCACTGCAGTCCGCGGCAGAATAGTTTTCAATAGCAGGGGAAGCAAGACCATCGAAATCGATGTCGTGACCGACAACAAGTTCATAGGAAGGGCGTGCGCGCCTTCCGGCGCGTCAGTGGGCAGGCTTGAAGCCCAGAGCTTTCCGGAGAACAAGCCCGAAAAGGCACTTGCAGCGTTCAATACAAATGCAAAAAAGTTTATCGGGTTGCAGGCAGAGAACCCGCAGGCAGTCTTTGACACACTGAGATCGATCGACAAGACAGACAACTATTCCACGATCGGCGGATCAGTCGCGTACGCGCTTTCCATTGCAGCAGTCGACTCGGCCGCCAGGGCACTCAACGTCCCACTTTTCAAGCTGCTAAAGCCAGCCAAGCCTTACAAGTTCCCGTTCCCGCTTGGCAACATTTTGGGAGGCGGTGCGCATGCAGGGCCCGGTACCCCTGATATTCAGGAGATCCTTGCCTGCCCCGTGGGCGCAAAGGGCATTGTCGAGGCACTGGAGATGAACTTTAAGGTGCACGCCGAGACCCGCAAGGTGATCGAGTCGATAGACAGGCGCTTTACCTACGGCAGGGGCGACGAAGGCGCATGGGCTCCAAACGTGAACAACGATCAGGCGCTAGAGATAGTAGAAAAGGCTGTCAGGAACTGTGGCTACACCCTTGGCAAAGACATGGCGATAGGAATTGATTTTGCCAGCTCGTCGTTCTGGGACGAAAAGAACAACGTTTACAACTATGCCCGCCAAGGAATTAAGCGCGACACCGGCGAGCAAATCGAGTTTGCAAGCAGGCTGGTGCGCGACTACAAGCTTGTCTACGCCGAAGACCCTGTGCACGAAGGTGATTTTGAAAGCATGGCAGTCCTGACTAAAAAGAATCAAAAGACTCTGGTGACTGGCGACGACATGCTGGTCACAAACGCAGGCAAGGTAAGGGAGGCCGTGAGATATGGAGCGTGCAGCGGTGCCATACTGAAGGTCAACCAGGCAGGCAGCCTGTACGACGCGATAAAGTTTGCAGAGGAATGCAGCAAGAACAACATAAGGATAATAACGTCCCATAGGTCTGGTGAGTCTGTCGACTCGCACATCTCGCACATTGCAATCGCCACAGGCTCTAGGATGATAAAGACGGGCGTGCTTGGAGGTGAGCGCGTGGCAAAGCTGAACGAGCTGGTGCGCTTGACAGAGTATGATCTAATTGAGGGGATGAATAATACCTAG
- a CDS encoding DNA-directed RNA polymerase subunit N, whose translation MLIPVRCFTCGNLIADKYAEYSNRVKAGEDPAKVMDSLNIKRYCCRRMYISSIETIYQIIPYYEALRRRMSEIQSEIE comes from the coding sequence ATGCTAATCCCGGTTCGCTGTTTTACCTGCGGCAACCTTATCGCAGACAAGTATGCCGAGTACTCTAACAGAGTCAAGGCCGGCGAGGACCCCGCAAAGGTGATGGATTCGCTCAACATCAAGCGTTACTGCTGCAGGAGAATGTACATCTCTAGCATCGAGACCATCTACCAGATTATCCCCTACTATGAGGCGCTGAGAAGGCGCATGTCCGAGATCCAGTCGGAAATAGAATAA
- a CDS encoding cupredoxin domain-containing protein, which yields MSDDNNSKRSKKVPIIAAIVTGIVLAVATGLIINTTLPRNTFGSDILHPPQSVTIIIPANASIPDANPTFSPKEITVVLGVNNTVVWINQSNSPERVIGEDVNAPGDFGKIRSLIEAGGGTWAFTFTEEGTYNYLSDIHPWLKGTVIVKRGD from the coding sequence ATGAGCGACGATAATAACAGCAAAAGATCTAAAAAAGTGCCAATCATAGCAGCTATAGTAACAGGTATTGTATTAGCGGTAGCAACTGGCCTAATTATCAATACGACTCTTCCTAGGAATACATTTGGCTCTGATATACTGCATCCACCCCAATCAGTTACTATCATAATTCCTGCAAATGCAAGTATTCCCGACGCCAATCCCACTTTTAGTCCAAAAGAGATCACAGTAGTGCTAGGCGTTAACAATACCGTAGTATGGATAAATCAGAGTAACTCTCCAGAACGTGTCATAGGCGAAGACGTAAATGCACCGGGAGACTTTGGAAAAATACGTAGCCTAATTGAAGCGGGAGGAGGAACTTGGGCTTTCACATTTACGGAAGAAGGTACTTACAATTATCTCAGCGATATCCATCCGTGGCTTAAAGGCACAGTAATTGTAAAGAGAGGCGACTAA
- a CDS encoding cupredoxin domain-containing protein — MSQITSNTAGIAITTFIIAVAVSMTYYQFMYIPEANKRPVLPKEILNPPEVTNVRILENSFLQSNPKNFEPKSVRGIIGVSNKVVWTNEDTFAHTVTSDEPTYIDQINGKFDSLAHGIVIGPGETFEFTFTKVGEYHYHCEPHPWMEGTIEIIENFS, encoded by the coding sequence ATGTCACAAATAACTAGTAATACTGCTGGAATTGCAATAACTACCTTTATAATTGCAGTAGCTGTAAGCATGACATACTACCAATTTATGTACATTCCAGAAGCTAACAAGCGACCTGTTCTGCCAAAAGAGATACTAAATCCTCCAGAAGTTACTAATGTCAGAATTCTAGAGAATTCGTTTTTACAATCTAATCCCAAGAATTTTGAGCCAAAATCTGTCCGCGGTATAATAGGAGTATCAAACAAAGTTGTGTGGACAAATGAAGATACATTTGCGCATACTGTCACTTCAGATGAGCCTACCTACATAGATCAAATAAATGGCAAATTCGATTCCCTTGCTCATGGAATTGTTATTGGACCGGGTGAAACTTTTGAATTCACATTTACAAAAGTAGGGGAGTATCACTATCACTGTGAACCTCATCCTTGGATGGAGGGCACAATTGAAATAATTGAGAACTTTTCTTAA
- a CDS encoding NDR1/HIN1-like protein: MSSSSRRFVWVGIGASAFIAIVVASIFVNYYTLNNLQFRGNTAESIDFATLSMDMKIDACNPTPIPTRFDKFTIAVNYRGEEFATMMINGKTIPPYQTTILDGRMSVNGEAFAGLFMKTLADGLAGRQGQSFEQEEDMTVVTTIDSRALGFIPISDRKSLAMSEFQQQMQQDDEDQFSCA, from the coding sequence TTGAGCAGCTCTAGCAGAAGGTTCGTTTGGGTGGGGATCGGGGCGAGTGCATTTATCGCGATCGTCGTGGCGAGCATCTTTGTGAATTACTATACTCTGAACAATCTGCAGTTCAGAGGGAACACAGCAGAGAGTATTGATTTTGCGACACTGAGCATGGATATGAAAATTGATGCCTGCAATCCTACTCCCATCCCTACAAGGTTTGACAAATTCACAATCGCAGTGAATTACAGGGGCGAGGAATTTGCCACCATGATGATAAATGGAAAGACCATACCACCATATCAAACCACCATTCTGGACGGACGCATGTCCGTGAATGGAGAGGCGTTTGCAGGATTATTCATGAAGACCCTTGCAGATGGTCTCGCAGGAAGACAGGGGCAATCCTTTGAGCAAGAAGAAGACATGACCGTGGTCACCACCATTGATTCTAGGGCACTTGGATTCATTCCAATTTCCGATAGAAAGAGCCTCGCGATGTCAGAGTTCCAGCAGCAGATGCAGCAGGATGATGAGGACCAATTCAGCTGTGCGTAG
- a CDS encoding sialidase family protein translates to MSALIVGGVAFALALFVYQPQPQHDIVSGMIEDDDNGSLPVVFENATNLTNNEQDSVYGQVAAWNNSVYVIWQDSVSGRNYDIFIKKSNDNGTSFGTPVNISDNLGFSEHPQLSVYESNVYAVWADNTPGNREVLFARSTDGGASFEETRNISNNALDSYNQEMAASGDNVYLAWVDLDEQENASIMFRASADGGATFGETVNIASSGQASFSSFPKVAAYGNDVYVTWNVMEGGDEDGLYFAKSSDRGSTFGEAVRFRSDISGESQVAAYNGTVYIISGGLDLKEVNGLYFIKSTDGSETFADPVMIDADGKFINPLNVELVSDGNDSVYVAGQVFSGGNEEILLMQISSNNATGVVNLSKNEKISECPSIAMAGDNIYVVWEDLTPGNHEVLYAKGSKL, encoded by the coding sequence ATGAGCGCATTGATTGTAGGAGGTGTGGCATTTGCTCTGGCCTTGTTTGTCTACCAGCCCCAGCCGCAGCATGACATTGTAAGCGGGATGATAGAGGACGACGACAACGGCTCCCTGCCAGTCGTCTTTGAAAATGCTACAAACCTCACAAACAATGAACAGGATTCTGTCTATGGCCAGGTCGCGGCATGGAACAATAGCGTCTACGTCATATGGCAGGACTCTGTTAGTGGCAGGAACTATGATATTTTCATAAAGAAAAGCAATGACAACGGAACCAGTTTTGGGACGCCTGTCAACATAAGCGACAATCTGGGCTTTTCTGAGCACCCCCAGCTCTCCGTTTATGAAAGCAACGTCTACGCGGTCTGGGCCGACAACACGCCGGGCAACAGGGAAGTGCTTTTTGCAAGGAGCACTGACGGTGGAGCCAGCTTTGAAGAAACCCGCAACATCAGCAACAACGCGTTGGACTCGTACAACCAAGAGATGGCGGCCTCTGGCGACAATGTGTACTTGGCATGGGTCGATCTGGACGAGCAGGAGAACGCCAGTATAATGTTCAGGGCAAGCGCCGACGGCGGAGCCACTTTTGGCGAGACGGTGAATATTGCCAGCAGCGGTCAGGCCAGCTTTTCATCCTTTCCCAAAGTTGCTGCGTATGGTAACGACGTATACGTAACATGGAACGTGATGGAGGGCGGAGACGAGGACGGCCTGTACTTTGCAAAGAGCTCTGACAGGGGAAGCACTTTTGGAGAAGCAGTCAGGTTTAGAAGCGATATTTCTGGCGAATCTCAGGTTGCTGCATACAATGGCACGGTCTACATCATATCAGGGGGCCTCGACCTTAAAGAGGTAAACGGCTTGTATTTCATCAAGAGTACTGACGGCAGTGAAACGTTTGCTGATCCCGTAATGATAGACGCGGATGGCAAATTCATAAACCCGCTAAACGTGGAACTGGTATCCGATGGCAACGACTCTGTATACGTCGCAGGTCAGGTCTTTTCAGGGGGCAATGAAGAAATCCTCCTGATGCAGATCTCTAGCAATAATGCGACAGGCGTCGTCAACCTGAGCAAGAATGAAAAGATCTCTGAATGCCCGTCGATAGCGATGGCCGGCGACAACATTTACGTCGTGTGGGAGGATCTGACCCCAGGTAACCACGAAGTGCTATACGCCAAAGGCAGCAAGTTATGA